The sequence TGCGTACGGCGGCAGGGGTGGTCGTCGCGTCCGAACCCGCCTCGTAACCCGCCCACTTCAGCGGTACGACCGCGAAGATCCCCTCCTCCTTCGGGTCGGCCCCGAGCAGGGCCGCGAGCCGCTCCTCGTCGAACCAGAGCGCCGGTTCGACCGCCAGCCCCCGGGCCGCCGCCCACATCCGCCAGGTCTGGACGCAGGCGCCGAGGTCCATGGAGACGGCGTGGAAGGAGAAGCTGTTGTACTTGAAGGAGTTCTGCCAGAACTTGATGGAGAGCACCAGGTACTGATCGGTCGCGGGCCCCGGCGCGCCCTCCCCGAGCGCGGCCCGCACCTGGCCGGACACATCGCCGGTGAGCAGCCGCTGCATGGCGTGGTGGCGGGTGGAGTAGTAGTGCACGCCCGGCGGTACGGGGCCGCTCGGCCCGGAGATCCAGTGCACGCCGACCGGGTAGAGCCCGCCCCCGGAGGCCGAGCCGCGCGACCAGTTGGCCAGCGGGTAGAAGGGCAGGGCGCTCAGGTCGGTGTTGGCCTGGACGCCCAGGCGGCGGCCGGTCAGCCCGTAGGAGTCCCGGAGCATGCCGGAGAGGGTGGCGAGGTCGAACTCGCCGTCGTCCGGAGCCTCTTCGGGGCACAGGCCCCGGTCGAGGGTGGCGTCGGCGGGGTACGGGGCGTCGGGCAGCGGGAAGCTGTCGGCGCCCGGGTAGAACTTGGCCTTGCGGGGCCCGTCCTGCCAGTTCGGTACATAATCCGCGGGGTCCATCGGGACCCGGCCGCGGTGCATGATCGCGGCGGCGTATTCATGGGCGTATCCCATGGCGAGCTCCTTGGTCACGGCAGGGAAGGCAGCGGAGGCGGCGCTGGGCGCGGCGGTCATGGGAACGGGTGCGGGGCCGGGTTGAGGTCGGCGTCGGTGAGGTCCGCCGTACGCAGCCCCGCCTCGCGCAGCGCGGTGCGCAGCCGGGGCATGCGCAGGGCGCGCTGTCGGCTCCAGCCGAAGTCGATCGGCAGCAGACCGGGCACGAGGACGCTGACCGTGGTCAGTCCCAGGGCGCGCTGCTCGGGCATGGTCTGGTCGACCACGACCACGTCGAACCCGGCGCCCGTGACGGCGTCCACGCACCGCTGGAGGTCCTCGCGCAGATCGTCGGAGACGGGGAGGACCGGCCGGCCGCCGGGCCCGTCCCCGTACAACTCGTCGATGGATCGGGCCGGTTGGCGGTCCGCTCCCGGCGTGCCGAGCAGGAAGTCCGCGTGGTCGCCCATCTCCGGGATGCCGTACGCCAGCGGGTGGTCGTGGAGGGCGGCCACCTTGTCGAAGTCGTACGCCATCGCCCGCAGCCGCTCCTCGTCGCGCTCGGTGCGGCCCTGGAGGTTGACGGCGTCGGTGGCGATCTCGCAGAGCGCCCCGGTGAGCGCCGCCTCCGGGTCGAGTCCGGCGCCCGCGCCGAAGCACATCCGGCCGAGCCCGCCGTCGGGGCGGACGGCGACCCCGGTGACGACGGGGATCGGGAAGGAGATCCGGGTGTCGAAGAACCGGGCCTCGTACCCGTACATCTCCAGCCGGTCCACCATCTGCCGGGTCGCCGGGCGGCGGCTGGTGCGCGGGTCGATCTCGGGCAGCGCGGCCCGCCCGTACCAGGAGAGCAGGAACGCGTCCCGCTCCACCACCTCCATCAGCCCGAAGTAGACGGCCTCCTCCAACGCCCCGCCCGAAGCACAGCCGTTGGAGCTCTCCTGCACGAACCGGTTCTCCAGGCCGGGCGCGTGGTAGTACGTGAGCACCTCGGGCACCAGAACCGTCCGCCGGTCCCGCAGCGACCAGCCCCGCACCCACGGTATTTCCCGGTCCGAAGTGAACGGCAGCACACGGGGGTTGGCGGCGTGGAAGGCGTCCGAGTAGAGCCCGACGGTCCGGGGGTCGACGGCTGCCCGGCCCTCCGCCCGGAGCCCGTCCAGGCTCGCGTGGACCTGGGCGCGCTTGGCCCGGGAGCGCATGCCCGCGTACCGCTCAAGCCCTTCCAGCACCCCGATCCGCACGCTCTCGGCGAAGGTGTCGGCGTGCCCGCCCCAGAACGTCTCGCGGAGGTAGGGGCCCGAGCGCATCGAGAAGCAGCCGATGGTGGCGGAGGTGGAGGTGGAGGAGACGTCCTGGACGACGGAGGGGCCGAGCGAGCCGCAGACCGGGTTGGCGTACGGCTCCACGGGCAGCTCGTACGTCCCGATGTCCCGGACCCGGAAGCTGCCGGGCCGCAGCTTGGGCGCGGGTTTCAGCGTGATCGTGGCCGCCTCGTCGGTGTCGGGCTCGGGGGTCCCGCAGACCGGGCACTCGGGGTCCGGGACGAGCGGGTAGTGGCGTACGGCCAGGGTCTGGAGGTCGACCAGGTGGACGGCCGGGAAGGCCCCGGTCTCCGGTCCGCCGCCGGCCAGCCGGGCGGCGATGACCCCGGCGATCGTCTCCGCCGCGAAGGGCGTGATGTACGCGGACGGGCCCGCCGCCCGGGTGCCGCCACCCAGCTCCAGCGCCTCGCGCAGGGCGACCGAGCGCACGGCCTGCCAGCGGCGCTCCAGGCAGCGGGCGCAGGGGAGTTGGCGGTGGTCACGGGAGGCGGGGAGCGGCCCGCCATGACCCGCCGCCGGGAAGGGGCCGACGACGGCGTGGCGGCCGTAGTAGCGCACGGGGACAGCGGGGGTGATCGGCCGCCGCTCATCCCTGAACGCATCGCGTACGCCGAGGGGTTGGACGTCCAGGGGTGCGGCGGCCGCCCGGGGCTCCGCCTTGCCGTGCCGGGCGAGCCCCGCCGTCAGCAGCTCGGTGAGCAGCCGGGTGGACCCGTCCAGAACGGGGAGGGCGCGCTGCGGGGTCTCAACCGGCATCGGGCCCGCCCTCGCCCTCGACCGTCAGCAGCACCCGGGCCGTGGCGATGGAGCCCGACGGCAGGTCCGCCGGGGTCGTGTCCACGTACAGGGCGTCGCGCCCGGCGGACCGCAGCCGCTCCAGCACCGCGTCGAACGTGGTCTCCGGGCCCGCCACCGCCACCGACTCCCCGCCCACCGTGATCGCCGCCGGTGCCAGGTCCCCCAGCAGCGGGTCGCCGAGGTCGACCGCCGCGCCCGGGTCCTCGGCGGCGAGCTGGACCTGGCCGAGCAGGTCGCGCAGGGCGGAGGCGGTCGCCGTACGCCGGGTGAGTCCGGCGCCGACCGCCCAACGGCCCTGCCCGGAAGGGCTCTCGGCCTCGCGGGCCAGGACCACGTGGGCGGAGGTGCGCTCCTCCTCGCCCAGGTCCAGCAGCTCCACCGCGATGTCCAGGTTGGCGGCGGACTTCAGCAGGAACACCAGCTCCGGGTCGCCCGCGTCGGCCGCGACCGGGCTGACCCGGGTGGTACCCCGCACCGCCCGCACCAGCGCGTCGTGCGCCAGCGCCGACAGCAGCCCGAGCCCCGCCGCCTGAGCCGCACTGCCGCCCGCCCCGGAACCGGCCCGGCTCGCGAGATGCGCCCGGTCGCGGTTGTACGGGCCGAAGGGGCGCAGGGCCGCCGCCGGGACGCGTACGGGCTCCTTGGTGATCAGCGAGGCGGCCGTGGTCCAGGCGGTGGGCTCCACGCCGGTGCCGCCGCCGGTGGTGAGGGCGGCGGGGCCCAGGGCCCGTACGGTCTGGGGGTCCTCGCGCGGGACGAGCGGCACGACCTGCTCCACGTACGCCTCCGCCGCCGCGTACAGCGCCCGCATCCGCGCCCCCGCCAGATGGTGCACGTCGAACGCGGCGATCCGGCGCCGCACCCCGCCCCCGAGCGCCACCTCGACCCGGCTGAGCTTCAGCGGGGTCTGGGTCAGCTCCTCGTCGTCGTACCGGCGGAAGATCCCGGTGTACGGGCGCACCAGCGCCGTACTGACCCGGTTCAACTCGTCGACCAGCGCCTCCGCGTCCCGCGCCGTCTCCACGGTCGGCGTGACGGGCAGCGCGAGGGTGTCCGGCAGCGCGGGGGCGGGCTCGCGGGCGTCCAGCGCGGCACAGCGGGCGCACCGGGGGTGGGGCTGGACGGGCTCGGCCATCACGTCCAGCGACTCCAGGTCCTGGACGAGGACTTGGCCGTCCGTCTCGGCGGGCAGGGCTCCGGTGGTGAGGCGGAAGATCTCGTAGCCGACGAGGTTGCCGACCATCGCCGCGACGGGCCCGGAGAGGGCGTCGCCGGAGGCCGGTACGGCTCCCGCCGCCTCGCTCCACAGAGCGGCCGCCGTGCCGGGGTCGACGTTGCCGCCGAGGCGCAGCAGGGCGCAGGACCAGCAGCCGGTGGAGGCGGCGGTGGAGAGCGGGCCGACGATCAGGCGGCGGCCGAAGAGCCAGGCGGGGATGACCGTCACGCCCTCGGGGACCCCGGCGGCCAGCAGCCGGTGGGTCCGGGCCCCGGCTCCGGAACCGGTGACCACGACGACGTCGTACCCGTCCAGATCCGCCCAGCCCGCGTCCGTACCGGCTGCGATCGTCTCGACCTGGGCGCCGACCCCGGCGGCCTCGGCGGGGATGTCGCCGTGGTCGGAGGCGGAGGCGTGCGCCGTGGTGTGGGCAGTGGTCGTGCCGATGCGGGCGCAGCCGTTGCGCAGCAGGCTCAGCGCGCACCAGCGGGCGGTCTCGTCGTCGCCGAGGACGGCGACGCGGGTGGTGCGGTAGCGGGTGAAGCGGGCGGGGGCGTCGTCGGTGTAGTGGTCGACGTAGGCGATCTGGGCGGCGAAGCGCTCGGCGATCTCCGGGCTCAGCCCGTCGTCCCCGGCGGTGTCCTCGCCCGCCTCCGGTATGTCGCGGGCGAAGCCACGTGCGTACAGCGTCTTGACGAGTTCGGCGGCCATCGCGCGCTGCCCCGGGCCGAATCCGGCGCACAGCTCGTCCAGGCGATGCTGTCCGGTGAGGTGGGGGACGACGAGGGAGGCGAAGCGGTAGGCGGTGCGGCCGGTGAGGTGGAAGCCGCCGTCGGCGTTGTGGAAGAGCACCCCGCCGGGGGTCTCGGTGAACAGGACGTCCCGGCGGATGCGCGGGCGGGTCGCCGCGAGTGCGTCGAAGGCCCCGGTGGGTGTGGGTGCGGACCCGGTGGAGGCGGCGGGGGCGGGTGCGGGGGCGGCGCTCTCGGCCATGGGGATCACACCTTCTCTGTACGGCGGTTGCGGATCCGGACGGTTCTTCGGAGGTGGGTGCGGAGCAGGTCGTGGATGCGGTACGGGCCCGGCGGCCCGTCCTCCAGGAGCCCGGCGTCGGCGAGTTGTTCCAGTACGTCTTCGGGGACGGGCGGGGCGCTCTTCGTGCCGTCCCCGCCTTCGGCCGCGTGCAGGAGTTCCGGCGGCCCGGTGCCGATGCGGAGGAGTGCCTCCGAGAGCCGGGGGTCGAGGCGGCCGAGCGCGCGGTCGAAGAGGCCGCTGACCGAGTGGTCCGGGGAGTCGGTGAGGGTGAGCCGGGCCAGCGGGTCGTCGCCCAGCCAGTCGACGGCGTCGCCGAGGCGCAGCCCGGGGCGGGTCAGCAGGCGGGTCGTGAGGATGCGCAGGGCGGCCGGGAAGTGGCCGCAGAGCGCGGCGAGTTGACGGGCGGCGCCGGGTTCGGCCTCCACCCGTTCCGGGCCGAGGGCGGCGAGGAGCAGCGCGTACGACTCCGCCTCGGTGAAGGCGGTGAGCCGGTGCACCCAGCCGCCGTGGGTGGCGATGAGGCCGCCGAGCCCCATCCGGCTGGTGACGGTGACGGCGAGATCCGGGCCCTCGGCCCGTACCCCCGGGTCGAGCAACGGGCGGACCTGGTCGGCGTCGACCACGTCGTCCAGGACCAGCAGGGCCCGCTCGCCCGCCCGTCCGGGTCCCAGCGCGGCGGCCACCTCGGCGGCGACCTCGTCCGCCGTACGGGGGTGGCCGTCCGTCCGGGTCATCCGGACGAGCAGCCGGCCCGCCGGGAAGCTGTCCCGCACGAGGTGGGCGACGTGCTGGGCGAGGGCGGACTTGCCGATGCCGGGGGCGCCGGAGACCAGGAGGGTGAGGGGGCGTTGGCCGTCGGCACCTGGGGGCGGCAGTGCGGTGAGCCGGGCGGCCATGGCGGCGGCCTCCGCCTCACGCCCGGTGAAGTGGGGCACGGCGGGGACGGGCGTGACCCCGGGCGCGGTGGCCGGGAGGGGGACGGCCGCGCCCTGGATGACCCGCGCGGCGGGGGCCGGGACCGGGGCGGACGCGGAGGAGGGGGCGGACGCGGAGGAGAGGGCTGGGGCGGACGCGGAGGAGAGGGCGGGGGCGGACGCAGGCTCAAGGGCACCTGCGATCCCACCGGTTCCTCTGATCCCAGCGGCCCTACTCGTCCCACTCCCCCCACCGGCCCCCAGGTCCTCCCCGCGCAGGATGGACAGCTCCAGCTGCCGCAAGGACGGCGAGGGGTCCACGCCTAGTTCGTCCAGCAGGAAGCCCTTGACCCTGCGGTACTCGGCGAGGGCCTGGGACTGGCGTCCGGTGCGGTAGAGCGCCTCGATGAGCTGCTCGTGGAACCGTTCATGCCCTGGATATACGCGCGTAGCGGTCCACAGGTCGACCAGCGCCTCGCCGCAGCGCCCGAGCCCCAGCAGCAGGTCGCAGACCCTTTCGACCGCGCGGAGCCGCTCCTCCGAGAGCCGGGGCACCTCGTCCCGGTGCAGGACGTCGGACCGTACGTTGGCGAGCAGGGAGCCCTGCCAGAGCGAGAGCGCGTCCTTGAGGGTGTAGAGCTCCGCCTCCGGGTCACCGGCCAGGGCTGTGGCCCGGCGCACCTGGTCGCGGAAGCCGAGGAGGTCCAGGGTGGGGGGTCCGGCGGTGATCCGGTAGCCGCCGGGGACCGCCTCGATGGACGTACCGGTGACCCCGTGCTTGGTGAAGAGCCTGCGCAGCCGCAGCACGCAGGTCTGGAGGGCGGCCTTGGCGGTGGCGGGCTGGTCCTCGCCCCACACCGCCCGTTGCAGGTACTCGGCGGAGACCGTGGAGTTGGCGTGCAGGAGGAGCGCGGCGAGCAGGATGACCGGCTTGGAGGGCTGGAGGACGACGGCGTCGGGGCCGTCCGCGAGGGCGAGCGGACCCAGGAGCTGGAAGCGCATCACGATCGACCCGAGGCGCCCCCTAGTCCCAGCCGTTGACCAGCTTGCAGACCCGGACGGGCACGGATTCCGGCGGCAGGTGGCCGAGGACCCCCGCCAGCTCCGTACAGATCAGCCGGGTGAATTGCTCGTGGCCCCCGGCCGACGCGGCATTCGTCGCGGAGGCGGCCGGCGCGGTCCCCTGCGGAGTGGCGGCGGCTGCGGGGCCGGCGAGGAGGGTGACGGCGGCGAGGGCGATTCCGGTGGTGAGAGCGGCGGCGGTGCGGGGCGAGCGGCGCGGCTTCGGGTGGGGCGAAGTCCTGTACACGGTGTCCCCTTTCGGCGGTGGGGGTCCTTGCCGGGGTGGGTCCCGGTAGGGACGACGATGCCAGCGCGGGGCGGGGACGCAGAGGTGCAGTCGTGACAGCTTGCTGCACGCGGCTCCGGCCGTCCCTGCAACAAGCTGACAGCGCCCGCCGTGACCGGCGGGCGCTGTCGGGGAACCGGGTGGGGAACGTGTTCGGCCCCGGGGCGTTTGGAGGAACGCCCCGGGACCTGCCGGTCATCCTACGGTGAACCCCAGCTGTTCAGGGGCATGCCGGGAGGTGCCTCACCCGTCCGTCGCGATGGCGTTGAGGACGTTCATCCGGCCCGCCCGGAAGGCCGGGACGAGTGCGGCGAACAGTCCGACCAGCGCCGAGCAGGCGAAGACCGTGAGGATCGTCGGCCACGGGATCTCCAGGACCTCCAGCCCCTCCAGGGCCAGCAGCTTCTGCGCCGCCGTTCCCCAGCCCATCCCCAGGCCCAGTCCGAGCAGCGCTCCGAAGAGGGCGATGACCACGGACTCCAGCCGGATCATGCGGCGGAGCTGGCGGCGGGAGAGGCCGATGGCCCGCATCAGGCCGATCTCGCGGGTCCGTTCGACCACGGAGAGGGCCAGGGTGTTCACCACACCGAGCACCGCGACGATGATCGCGAGGGCGAGCAGGCCGTAGACGATGTTCAGCAGCTGGCCGATCTGGTTCTTCAGGTCCTCCTTGAAGTCGGCCTGGTTCTGCACCTTGTAGACCGGGTACTCGGCGAGCGCGCTCTTGAGGGCCGCGTACGCCTCCTTCTCCTTGCCCTCCTCGGCCTTGCCGAACATCGCCACGTTCTGCGGCATCTCGTCGGCGGCGATGTAGGAGGCCGCCGTGGTGATGTTGGTGTACATCGCGCCGCGGTCGATGTTGGTGTCGTCCGAGGTGATGGCCGCGACCTTCAGCTTCGCGCTCTGCCCCGACGTGAACGCGACGGTGAGGGTGTCCCCGACCTTGACCCCGTGCTTCTCCGCGTAGTCCTCGCCGACCGACATGGCGTTCTTCCCGTACGCCTTCGCCAGGTCGCCGGAGAGGGCGGTGCGGCGGACGTCCTGCTGGTACGTCGGGTCGGCGGCGGTGATGCCCTCGTCGACCGTCCTGCCATCGGGGGCGGTGATCTTCGCCTTGATGTACGTGTAGTCCGTCAGGTGCTCCAGGCCGGGCACGGCGTGCAGGGCCTCGGCGGCCTGGGGCACGATCGGGCGGCCCGCGCCGCTGTCCTGGACGATGAAGTCCGCGCCGACCGACTTGTCGAGTTCCTCGGTGGCCGAGGCCACCATGGAGGACCCGACGACGGAGAGGCAGGCCACCAGGGCGAGCCCGATCATCAGGGCGGCGCCGGTCGCTCCCGTACGCCGGGGGTTGCGCAGTGCGTTGCGCTCGGCC is a genomic window of Streptomyces sp. SID8374 containing:
- a CDS encoding TOMM precursor leader peptide-binding protein, encoding MAESAAPAPAPAASTGSAPTPTGAFDALAATRPRIRRDVLFTETPGGVLFHNADGGFHLTGRTAYRFASLVVPHLTGQHRLDELCAGFGPGQRAMAAELVKTLYARGFARDIPEAGEDTAGDDGLSPEIAERFAAQIAYVDHYTDDAPARFTRYRTTRVAVLGDDETARWCALSLLRNGCARIGTTTAHTTAHASASDHGDIPAEAAGVGAQVETIAAGTDAGWADLDGYDVVVVTGSGAGARTHRLLAAGVPEGVTVIPAWLFGRRLIVGPLSTAASTGCWSCALLRLGGNVDPGTAAALWSEAAGAVPASGDALSGPVAAMVGNLVGYEIFRLTTGALPAETDGQVLVQDLESLDVMAEPVQPHPRCARCAALDAREPAPALPDTLALPVTPTVETARDAEALVDELNRVSTALVRPYTGIFRRYDDEELTQTPLKLSRVEVALGGGVRRRIAAFDVHHLAGARMRALYAAAEAYVEQVVPLVPREDPQTVRALGPAALTTGGGTGVEPTAWTTAASLITKEPVRVPAAALRPFGPYNRDRAHLASRAGSGAGGSAAQAAGLGLLSALAHDALVRAVRGTTRVSPVAADAGDPELVFLLKSAANLDIAVELLDLGEEERTSAHVVLAREAESPSGQGRWAVGAGLTRRTATASALRDLLGQVQLAAEDPGAAVDLGDPLLGDLAPAAITVGGESVAVAGPETTFDAVLERLRSAGRDALYVDTTPADLPSGSIATARVLLTVEGEGGPDAG
- a CDS encoding TOMM precursor leader peptide-binding protein, yielding MPVETPQRALPVLDGSTRLLTELLTAGLARHGKAEPRAAAAPLDVQPLGVRDAFRDERRPITPAVPVRYYGRHAVVGPFPAAGHGGPLPASRDHRQLPCARCLERRWQAVRSVALREALELGGGTRAAGPSAYITPFAAETIAGVIAARLAGGGPETGAFPAVHLVDLQTLAVRHYPLVPDPECPVCGTPEPDTDEAATITLKPAPKLRPGSFRVRDIGTYELPVEPYANPVCGSLGPSVVQDVSSTSTSATIGCFSMRSGPYLRETFWGGHADTFAESVRIGVLEGLERYAGMRSRAKRAQVHASLDGLRAEGRAAVDPRTVGLYSDAFHAANPRVLPFTSDREIPWVRGWSLRDRRTVLVPEVLTYYHAPGLENRFVQESSNGCASGGALEEAVYFGLMEVVERDAFLLSWYGRAALPEIDPRTSRRPATRQMVDRLEMYGYEARFFDTRISFPIPVVTGVAVRPDGGLGRMCFGAGAGLDPEAALTGALCEIATDAVNLQGRTERDEERLRAMAYDFDKVAALHDHPLAYGIPEMGDHADFLLGTPGADRQPARSIDELYGDGPGGRPVLPVSDDLREDLQRCVDAVTGAGFDVVVVDQTMPEQRALGLTTVSVLVPGLLPIDFGWSRQRALRMPRLRTALREAGLRTADLTDADLNPAPHPFP
- a CDS encoding AfsR/SARP family transcriptional regulator, giving the protein MRFQLLGPLALADGPDAVVLQPSKPVILLAALLLHANSTVSAEYLQRAVWGEDQPATAKAALQTCVLRLRRLFTKHGVTGTSIEAVPGGYRITAGPPTLDLLGFRDQVRRATALAGDPEAELYTLKDALSLWQGSLLANVRSDVLHRDEVPRLSEERLRAVERVCDLLLGLGRCGEALVDLWTATRVYPGHERFHEQLIEALYRTGRQSQALAEYRRVKGFLLDELGVDPSPSLRQLELSILRGEDLGAGGGSGTSRAAGIRGTGGIAGALEPASAPALSSASAPALSSASAPSSASAPVPAPAARVIQGAAVPLPATAPGVTPVPAVPHFTGREAEAAAMAARLTALPPPGADGQRPLTLLVSGAPGIGKSALAQHVAHLVRDSFPAGRLLVRMTRTDGHPRTADEVAAEVAAALGPGRAGERALLVLDDVVDADQVRPLLDPGVRAEGPDLAVTVTSRMGLGGLIATHGGWVHRLTAFTEAESYALLLAALGPERVEAEPGAARQLAALCGHFPAALRILTTRLLTRPGLRLGDAVDWLGDDPLARLTLTDSPDHSVSGLFDRALGRLDPRLSEALLRIGTGPPELLHAAEGGDGTKSAPPVPEDVLEQLADAGLLEDGPPGPYRIHDLLRTHLRRTVRIRNRRTEKV